From the genome of Carettochelys insculpta isolate YL-2023 chromosome 12, ASM3395843v1, whole genome shotgun sequence, one region includes:
- the MFAP1 gene encoding microfibrillar-associated protein 1 yields the protein MSVPSALMKQPPIQSTAGAVPVRNEKGEISMEKVKVKRYVSGKRPDYAPMESSDEEDEEFQFIKKAKEQELEPEEQEEDLASDPRLRRLQNRINEDVEERLARHRKIVEPEVVGESDSEVEGDAWHMEREDTSEEEEEEIDDEEIERRRGMMRQRAQERKNEEMEVMEVEDEGRSGEESESESEYEEYTDSEDEMEPRLKPVFIRKKDRVTVQEREAEAMKQKELEQEAKRLAEERRKYTLKIVEEETKKELEENKRSLAALEALDTDDENDEEEYESWKVRELKRIKRDREEREAMEKEKAEIERMRNLTEEERRAELRANGKVITNKAVKGKYKFLQKYYHRGAFFMDEDEEVYKRDFSAPTLEDHFNKTILPKVMQVKNFGRSGRTKYTHLVDQDTTSFDSAWGQESAQNTKFFKQKAAGVRDVFERPSAKKRKTT from the exons ATGTCTGTCCCCAGCGCCCTGATGAAGCAGCCGCCGATCCAGTCCACGGCGGGTGCCGTGCCCGTCCGCAACGAGAAGG GGGAGATCTCCATGGAGAAGGTGAAGGTGAAGCGCTATGTCTCGGGGAAGCGGCCGGACTACGCGCCCATGGAGTCCTCGGATGAGGAGGATGAGGAGTTCCAGTTCATTAAGAAGGcgaaggagcaggagctggagcccgaggagcaggaggaggacttGGCTAGTGACCCCCGTCTGCGGCGCTTGCAGAACCGCATTAACGAGGATGTAGAGGAGAG ACTGGCAAGGCACCGCAAAATTGTGGAGCCAGAAGTGGTTGGAGAAAGtgactcagaggtggagggagATGCCTGGCACATGGAACGGGAGGATaccagtgaggaggaggaggaagaaattgatgatgag GAGATTGAGCGTCGTCGTGGGATGATGCGCCAGCGAGCGCAGGAGAGGAAGAACGAGGAGATGGAGGTGATGGAAGTGGAGGATGAAGGCAGGTCCGGGGAGGAGTCTGAATCTGAGTCGGAGTATGAGGAGTACACAGACAGTGAGGATGAAATGGAGCCACGCCTCAAACCTGTCTTCATCCGAAA GAAGGATCGAGTTACAGTCCAGGAACGAGAAGCAGAGGCCATGAAACAGAAGGAGTTGGAGCAGGAGGCCAAGCGGCTGGCCGAGGAGAGGCGGAAGTACACACTGAAG ATTGTGGAGGAGGAGACCAAGAAGGAGCTGGAGGAGAACAAACGCTCACTGGCTGCACTGGAAGCGCTTGACACAGATGATGAGAATGATGAGGAGGAGTATGAGTCCTGGAAGGTGCGGGAGCTGAAGCGCATCAAACGGGACCGTGAGGAGCGAGAGGC AATGGAGAAGGAGAAGGCCGAGATTGAGCGCATGCGGAACCTGACCGAGGAGGAGCGACGCGCCGAGCTCCGAGCCAATGGCAAGGTCATCACCAACAAGGCAGTGAAGGGCAAATACAAGTTCCTGCAGAAGTACTATCACCGTGGAGCCTTCTTCATG GATGAAGATGAGGAAGTGTACAAGAGAGACTTCAGCGCCCCTACACTGGAGGATCACTTCAACAAGACCATCCTCCCGAAAGTCATGCAG gtgaAAAACTTTGGGCGCTCTGGGCGGACCAAGTATACACATCTGGTGGATCAGGACACAACCTCCTTTGACTCTGCCTGGGGCCAGGAGAGCGCACAGAACACAAAGTTCTTCAAGCAGAAGGCAGCTGGGGTGCGGGATGTCTTTGAGAGACCATCAGCCAAGAAGCGGAAAACTACCTAA